One segment of Ziziphus jujuba cultivar Dongzao chromosome 12, ASM3175591v1 DNA contains the following:
- the LOC107413339 gene encoding uncharacterized protein LOC107413339, which produces MKQQQQQQKSTIALLVFFISLFITELVDARNLYHQICTSSCGDIKNISYPFRLNTDPTSCGDEDYELSCQNNKTILEFHSQKYIVKQISYDDQTIRLVDVNFENGTCNLPSGSEPYPENVYETITGDYRYQGGPVIGQRSYISFFNCSANITHPAYARVPCFNIRDSSYYIYAVFEGYLPPEMGKQMETCLLISMSPADFAADIIFPSYETIRQLLQSGFELSWSLFCRDCIRKGALCSTSLWDNPSAYQCEEVYSVAEYTIYWDIWLISTRRYMFAPLVIYVFLIHKFCTRKKTVEEDSRNSMNDKAVEMVEGDVNDVKMHPPLMSIEEIEDVQSDSSTEWLITESMEKS; this is translated from the exons atgaaacaacaacaacaacaacaaaaatccaCTATTGCTCTCCTTGTTTTCTTCATCTCTCTATTTATCACTGAATTAGTTGATGCTAGAAACCTCTATCACCAAATTTGCACTTCTTCTTGTGGAGATATCAAAAACATCAGCTACCCTTTTCGCCTAAACACCGATCCAACAAGCTGCGGAGACGAAGACTACGAACTTTCTTGCCAAAACAACAAAACCATCTTGGAATTCCATTCACAGAAGTACATAGTCAAGCAAATCTCCTATGATGATCAAACAATCCGCCTGGTGGATGTGAACTTCGAAAACGGAACCTGCAACCTTCCTTCCGGATCCGAACCATATCCGGAGAATGTATACGAGACGATCACCGGCGATTATAGATATCAGGGAGGACCAGTCATTGGCCAGCGCTCCTACATCAGCTTCTTCAACTGCTCTGCAAACATTACACACCCTGCTTATGCAAGAGTACCCTGTTTCAACATTCGCGATTcgtcttattatatatatgctgtTTTCGAAGGCTACTTACCGCCGGAAATGGGCAAGCAAATGGAGACATGCTTGCTGATTTCCATGTCTCCTGCTGATTTTGCTGCTGATATCATATTCCCTTCTTATGAAACCATCCGTCAACTGTTGCAGTCGGGTTTCGAGCTCAGTTGGTCGCTTTTTTGCCGTGATTGCATTCGTAAGGGTGCTTTATGTTCAACAAGTTTGTGGGATAATCCTTCGGCCTATCAATGTGAAGAAG TCTATTCGGTGGCCGAGTACACAATATACTGGGATATCTGGCTCATTTCTACTAG GAGGTACATGTTTGCTCCATTGGTTATATATGTATTCCTTATCCACAAGTTTTGTACAAGAAAGAAGACAGTTGAAGAAGATTCTCGTAATTCAATGAACGACAAGGCTGTGGAGATGGTGGAAGGGGACGTCAATGATGTAAAAATGCATCCACCACTTATGTCCATTGAAGAGATTGAAGATGTCCAATCGGATTCCTCAACCGAGTGGCTTATAACTGAGTCAATGGAAAAAAGCTAG